One Euphorbia lathyris chromosome 1, ddEupLath1.1, whole genome shotgun sequence DNA segment encodes these proteins:
- the LOC136226807 gene encoding uncharacterized protein, translating into MERPNSENGRRKRLSKTREIVRMQCPPPPAPLLPMVRPRAPPPNQAKLAAIAVDLNVRLRSAEMPTAMQERAFRCTRSVLDNKLNPTQIAMSLKKEFDSVYGPAWHCIVGKSFGSFVTHSSGGFVYFSADKLSFLLFKTEVRPVKRLLPLPPPLLKLKIDA; encoded by the exons ATGGAGAGACCAAACTCCGAGAATGGTAGGAGGAAACGACTGTCAAAGACCAGAGAAATTGTTCGGATGCAATGTCCTCCACCACCGGCGCCACTCCTTCCCATGGTTAGGCCTAGGGCTCCGCCTCCTAATCAGGCAAAGCTAGCAGCTATAGCCGTTGATTTGAATGTCCGCCTCAGATCAGCCGAGATGCCCACCGCAATGCAGGAGAGGGCGTTTCGGTGCACCAGATCAGTTCTCGACAACAAACTTAATCCTACTCAGATTGCCATGTCTCTCAAGAAG GAGTTTGATTCAGTGTACGGACCGGCATGGCATTGTATAGTGGGGAAGAGTTTTGGATCATTTGTGACACATTCGAGTGGGGGATTTGTGTATTTCTCGGCGGACAAGCTTTCTTTTCTTCTATTCAAGACGGAGGTTCGGCCAGTGAAGAGGCTGCTGCCTCTTCCTCCGCCTTTGCTCAAACTCAAAATTGATGcctga
- the LOC136217538 gene encoding probable aquaporin TIP5-1 produces the protein MPPAALFARFEQSVTAGAWRSYLAEFISTFFYVFAVVGSAMASRKLMPGADPSNLVIVAVATAFALSSAVYIAGNISGGHVNPAVTFSMAVGGHISVPTALFYWTSQMIASVMACLLLQLLAVGQSIPTYKIAEEMTGFGASFLEGVLTFGLVYCVYAAGDNRRSVVGGIGPLMIGLMAGANVLASGPFSGGSMNPACAFGAAVAAGKFKNQAVYWVGPLLGATLAGLLYDNVVYPHRVVDCDVVGP, from the exons ATGCCTCCGGCCGCTTTATTTGCCCGTTTCGAGCAATCAGTCACTGCTGGTGCTTGGAGATCTTATCTTGCAGAGTTCATCTCTACTTTCTTCTACGTATTTGCAGTCGTCGGATCTGCCATGGCTTCTC GGAAATTGATGCCAGGAGCAGATCCGTCGAATCTTGTAATAGTTGCAGTTGCGACTGCTTTTGCACTTTCATCGGCTGTCTACATCGCCGGCAACATCTCCGGTGGACATGTGAATCCTGCGGTAACATTCAGCATGGCCGTCGGTGGCCACATTAGCGTTCCCACTGCTTTATTTTACTGGACTTCTCAGATGATTGCCTCTGTCATGGCTTGTCTTCTCTTGCAACTCCTCGCAGTTGGACAA AGTATTccaacgtataaaatagcagAAGAGATGACAGGGTTTGGAGCATCTTTTCTGGAAGGAGTGTTAACATTTGGTTTAGTATATTGCGTATATGCAGCGGGAGATAACCGGCGAAGTGTGGTCGGAGGAATTGGACCGTTGATGATTGGGTTGATGGCAGGAGCCAATGTTTTGGCATCAGGACCTTTTTCAGGCGGATCAATGAACCCAGCATGCGCATTTGGAGCTGCTGTTGCAGCCGGAAAGTTCAAAAATCAAGCAGTGTACTGGGTTGGGCCCTTATTAGGGGCAACGCTTGCTGGACTTCTGTATGATAATGTTGTGTATCCTCATCGTGTTGTGGATTGTGATGTTGTTGGACCCTAA